From the genome of Pantoea alfalfae, one region includes:
- the lolE gene encoding lipoprotein-releasing ABC transporter permease subunit LolE → MGSSLSLLLGLRFSRGRRRGGMVSLISVISTIGIALGVAVLIIGLSAMNGFERELNNRILAVVPHGEIEAVNQPFQHWQSMIAPIEKVPGIAAAAPYVNFTGLIESGARLEALQVKGVDPAQEPRLSALPQFVADNAWSSFAAGKQQIILGGGIAKSLKVKQGDWITIMIPNNDGDNKLLQPKRIRLQVSGILQLSGMLDHSLALVPLADAQHYLEMGDSVSGIALKMTDPFQAVKLVRDAGEATRSYVYIKSWIGTYGYMYRDIQMIRAIMYLAMVLVIGVACFNIVSTLVMAVKDKSSDIAVLRTLGAKDRLIRAIFIWYGLLAGLLGSVSGVVAGVLVALNLTSLVRGLESITGHHLLAGDIYFIDFLPSELHWIDVFSVLITAILLSLLASWYPARRASRIDPARVLSGQ, encoded by the coding sequence ATGGGTTCATCGTTATCCCTGTTGCTGGGCCTGCGCTTCAGCCGTGGACGCCGTCGTGGCGGGATGGTTTCGCTGATTTCGGTGATCTCCACCATCGGGATTGCGCTGGGCGTGGCGGTGCTGATTATCGGCCTCAGCGCCATGAACGGTTTTGAGCGTGAGCTGAATAACCGCATTCTGGCGGTGGTGCCGCACGGTGAAATCGAGGCAGTTAATCAGCCGTTCCAGCACTGGCAGTCGATGATTGCCCCGATTGAAAAAGTGCCCGGCATTGCGGCGGCAGCCCCCTATGTCAACTTCACCGGTCTGATTGAGAGCGGTGCCCGGCTGGAAGCGCTGCAGGTGAAGGGCGTCGATCCGGCCCAGGAACCGCGCCTCAGCGCGCTGCCACAGTTTGTCGCCGATAACGCCTGGTCCTCTTTTGCCGCCGGTAAGCAACAGATCATTCTGGGCGGCGGCATTGCTAAATCGCTGAAGGTGAAGCAGGGCGACTGGATCACCATCATGATCCCGAACAACGATGGTGATAACAAATTGCTGCAGCCAAAACGCATCCGGCTGCAGGTCAGCGGTATCCTGCAACTCAGCGGCATGCTCGATCACAGTCTGGCACTGGTGCCGCTGGCCGATGCGCAGCACTATCTGGAGATGGGTGACAGCGTGTCCGGTATTGCGCTGAAGATGACAGACCCGTTCCAGGCCGTGAAACTGGTGCGCGATGCCGGTGAAGCGACCCGCTCCTATGTCTACATCAAGAGCTGGATTGGCACCTACGGCTATATGTACCGCGACATTCAGATGATCCGCGCCATCATGTATCTGGCGATGGTGCTGGTGATCGGCGTCGCCTGCTTTAACATCGTTTCCACGCTGGTGATGGCGGTGAAGGATAAGAGCAGTGACATTGCGGTACTCCGTACCCTCGGCGCGAAAGACCGGCTGATCCGCGCCATCTTTATCTGGTACGGTTTGCTGGCCGGTCTGCTGGGCAGCGTCAGCGGCGTGGTGGCTGGCGTGCTGGTGGCACTGAATCTGACCTCACTGGTGCGTGGGCTGGAATCGATTACCGGTCATCATCTGCTGGCAGGAGATATCTACTTTATTGATTTCCTGCCCTCGGAACTGCACTGGATTGACGTGTTCTCAGTACTGATTACCGCCATTCTGCTGAGCCTGCTGGCGAGCTGGTATCCCGCCAGACGCGCCAGCCGCATTGACCCGGCTCGGGTATTAAGCGGTCAGTGA
- the potB gene encoding spermidine/putrescine ABC transporter permease PotB codes for MKLMRNGFQKGVIVLIVGWLALFVFVPNLMIFVTSFLTRDDAHVVSAMLTFRNYTRLLDPLYAQVLLHSLNMALIATIGCLLLGYPFAWCLTKLTPRLRPLMLFLLIVPFWTNSLIRIYGLKIFLSTRGWLNDFLLSLGLIDKPFRIMYTPEAVILGLIYILLPFMVLPLYSSLEKLDKPLLEAARDLGAGKLQTFFRIILPLTMPGIIAGCLLVLIPAMGLFYVADLMGGAKNLLIGNVIKSQFLNIRDWPFGAATSIVMTLLMGLLLLIYWRAARLLNNQVDLG; via the coding sequence ATGAAGCTGATGCGTAATGGTTTTCAGAAGGGGGTCATCGTACTGATCGTCGGCTGGCTGGCGCTGTTCGTTTTTGTGCCCAATCTGATGATTTTTGTTACCAGTTTTCTGACGCGCGATGATGCGCACGTCGTCAGCGCGATGTTGACCTTCAGGAATTACACCCGGCTGCTCGACCCGCTCTATGCGCAGGTGCTGCTGCACTCGCTGAACATGGCGCTGATTGCCACGATCGGCTGTCTGCTGCTCGGCTATCCCTTTGCATGGTGTCTGACAAAACTCACGCCGCGCCTGCGTCCGCTGATGCTGTTTCTGTTGATTGTACCTTTCTGGACCAATTCGCTGATCCGTATCTACGGCCTGAAAATTTTCCTCAGCACCCGGGGCTGGCTGAATGATTTCCTGCTGTCGCTGGGGCTGATCGATAAACCGTTTCGCATCATGTATACCCCGGAAGCGGTGATCCTCGGGCTGATCTACATTCTGCTGCCGTTTATGGTGCTGCCGCTCTACTCCAGTCTGGAGAAGCTTGATAAACCGCTGCTGGAAGCGGCGCGCGACCTGGGTGCCGGTAAGCTGCAGACCTTTTTCCGTATTATTCTGCCGCTGACCATGCCGGGCATCATTGCGGGCTGTCTGCTGGTGTTGATCCCGGCGATGGGGCTGTTCTACGTCGCCGACCTGATGGGCGGCGCAAAGAATCTGCTGATCGGCAACGTCATCAAAAGTCAGTTCCTCAACATCCGCGACTGGCCGTTTGGCGCGGCCACCAGCATTGTGATGACGCTGTTGATGGGATTGCTGTTGCTGATTTACTGGCGCGCGGCGCGACTGCTGAATAACCAGGTGGATTTAGGATGA
- the cobB gene encoding Sir2 family NAD+-dependent deacetylase, translating to MRTPRRRIRLARLKKTRRKVHQRFRQRIFERDRQAELAAHPQPHVVVLTGAGISAESGIRTFRAADGLWEEHHVEDVATPEGFQRDSALVQRFYNARRQQLQEADIQPNAAHLALAELEQVLGDNFLLVTQNIDNLHERAGNSRVLHMHGELLKVRCVTSGQVIEWTGDITPDDRCTCCQFPSVLRPHVVWFGEMPLGMEQIYQALEQADYFIAIGTSGHVYPAAGFVHEAKLQGAHTVELNLEPSQVGNEFAERHYGLASEVVPEFVHTLLRGLYK from the coding sequence ATGCGTACACCACGTCGCCGCATACGACTTGCCCGCCTGAAGAAAACCCGGAGAAAAGTGCATCAGCGCTTTCGCCAGCGCATATTTGAGCGCGATCGTCAGGCCGAACTGGCCGCCCACCCTCAGCCGCATGTTGTGGTGCTGACCGGCGCAGGCATCTCAGCGGAGTCCGGCATCCGGACCTTCCGCGCGGCTGACGGCCTGTGGGAAGAGCACCACGTTGAAGACGTTGCTACGCCCGAAGGCTTTCAGCGCGATTCCGCGCTGGTGCAGCGTTTCTACAATGCGCGCCGCCAGCAGCTACAGGAAGCCGACATCCAGCCTAATGCTGCCCATCTGGCGCTGGCTGAGCTGGAGCAGGTGTTGGGCGATAACTTCCTGCTGGTCACGCAAAACATCGACAATTTGCATGAGCGTGCCGGTAACAGCCGGGTGCTGCATATGCACGGTGAACTGCTAAAAGTGCGCTGCGTCACCAGCGGTCAGGTGATTGAGTGGACCGGCGATATCACGCCGGACGATCGCTGCACCTGCTGCCAGTTCCCCTCTGTGCTGCGGCCGCACGTGGTCTGGTTTGGCGAGATGCCGCTGGGTATGGAGCAGATTTATCAGGCGCTGGAACAGGCCGATTACTTTATCGCTATCGGTACTTCAGGCCATGTTTATCCGGCCGCAGGCTTTGTGCATGAGGCCAAACTGCAGGGTGCGCACACCGTTGAGCTGAACCTGGAGCCGAGCCAGGTGGGTAACGAGTTTGCCGAACGGCATTACGGCCTGGCGAGCGAAGTGGTGCCGGAATTTGTTCATACCCTGCTGCGCGGACTGTATAAGTAG
- the potC gene encoding spermidine/putrescine ABC transporter permease PotC: MMARLLRGSFMAIIYAWFYIPIVILIVNSFNASRFGINWQGFTTHWYSLLLNNDSLIQAAQHSLIMGVLSASCATLIGALTAVALFRYRFRGKPFVSGMLFVVMMSPDIVMAISLLVLFMLLGISLGFWSLLFSHITFCLPFVVITVYSRLKGFDVRMLEAAKDLGASETIILRKIILPLAMPAVAAGWLLSFTLSMDDVVVSSFVTGPTFEILPLKIYSMVKVGVSPEVNALATILMLLSLLLVAASQWLLRDRNK, translated from the coding sequence ATGATGGCACGCCTGTTACGCGGCAGTTTTATGGCGATTATTTACGCCTGGTTCTACATACCGATTGTTATTCTGATCGTGAATTCATTTAACGCCTCCCGCTTTGGCATTAACTGGCAGGGTTTCACGACCCATTGGTACAGCCTGCTGCTGAACAATGACAGTCTGATTCAGGCGGCGCAGCACTCGCTGATCATGGGCGTGCTCTCAGCCAGCTGTGCCACACTGATCGGCGCACTCACCGCTGTCGCACTCTTTCGCTACCGTTTTCGGGGCAAGCCCTTTGTCAGTGGCATGCTATTCGTGGTGATGATGTCGCCGGACATTGTGATGGCTATCTCCCTGCTGGTGCTGTTTATGCTGCTGGGCATTTCGCTGGGCTTCTGGTCACTGCTCTTTTCCCACATTACATTTTGCCTGCCGTTTGTGGTGATTACTGTCTACTCACGTCTGAAGGGCTTTGATGTGCGCATGCTGGAGGCAGCCAAAGATCTGGGTGCCAGCGAAACCATCATCCTGCGCAAAATCATTCTGCCGCTGGCGATGCCAGCCGTCGCCGCTGGATGGTTACTGAGCTTTACCCTGTCAATGGATGATGTGGTGGTCTCTTCCTTTGTCACCGGTCCGACGTTTGAGATTTTACCGCTGAAGATCTACTCGATGGTAAAAGTAGGCGTCTCACCGGAAGTGAATGCGCTGGCCACCATTTTAATGCTGCTGTCATTGCTGCTGGTCGCGGCCAGTCAGTGGCTGCTGCGTGACAGAAATAAATAA
- the lolD gene encoding lipoprotein-releasing ABC transporter ATP-binding protein LolD encodes MSNTPLLQCRDLCKRYQEGSVQTDVLRNVAFSLQPGELTAIVGSSGSGKSTLLHLLGGLDAPTSGDVVFDGQSLNAMSSSAKAELRNRELGFIYQFHHLLPDFSALENVAMPLLIGKIAKAEAQDRAREMLAAVGLDHRAAHRPSELSGGERQRVAIARALVNRPRLVMADEPTGNLDARNADAIFELLGELNVRQGTAFLVVTHDLMLAKRMTRQMEMRDGHLSDQLTLAGAL; translated from the coding sequence ATGAGTAACACTCCTTTGTTGCAGTGCCGCGACCTGTGCAAACGCTATCAGGAAGGCAGCGTGCAGACCGATGTGCTGCGCAATGTGGCTTTCAGCCTCCAGCCCGGTGAACTGACGGCGATTGTCGGCAGCTCCGGTTCCGGTAAAAGTACGCTGCTGCATCTGCTGGGCGGTCTGGATGCGCCGACGTCGGGCGATGTGGTGTTTGATGGTCAGTCGCTGAACGCCATGTCCTCGTCGGCCAAAGCAGAGCTGCGTAACCGCGAGCTGGGCTTTATTTATCAGTTCCACCATCTTCTGCCGGACTTCAGTGCGCTGGAGAACGTGGCGATGCCGCTGCTGATTGGCAAAATCGCGAAAGCGGAAGCGCAGGATCGCGCCCGCGAGATGCTGGCTGCAGTCGGGCTGGACCATCGTGCCGCGCACCGGCCGTCTGAACTGTCCGGCGGCGAGCGTCAGCGCGTAGCGATCGCCCGTGCGCTGGTCAACCGTCCACGGCTGGTAATGGCAGATGAACCCACCGGCAACCTGGATGCGCGTAACGCCGACGCTATTTTTGAGTTGCTGGGCGAGCTGAACGTCCGTCAGGGCACCGCCTTTCTGGTGGTGACGCACGATCTGATGCTGGCAAAACGCATGACGCGTCAGATGGAGATGCGTGATGGTCACTTAAGCGATCAGCTCACTCTGGCAGGAGCGCTGTAA
- the potD gene encoding spermidine/putrescine ABC transporter substrate-binding protein PotD gives MKKRSHWLAAGALLLGMNVAQADNSNTLYFYNWTEYVPPGLLEQFTKETGIKVIYSTYESNESMYAKLKTWKDGAYDLVVPSTYFVAKMRNEGMLQKIDKNQLSNFSNLDPDLLNKPFDPDNNYSIPYIWGATAIGVNTDEIDVKSVTRWADLWKPEYKQSLLLTDDAREVFHMALRKLGYSGNTRDPEQIKAAYSELKKLMPNVLAFNSDNPGNPYMEGEVNLGMLWNGSAYVARQAGTPLAIVWPEEGGIFWMDNLAIPANAKNKAGALKLINFLLRPDVAAKVAETIGYPTPNLAAKALLPPAVANDPSLYPPADVIKHGEWQDDVGDASLQYETLFQQLKAGR, from the coding sequence ATGAAAAAGAGATCTCACTGGCTGGCGGCAGGTGCACTGTTGCTGGGTATGAACGTGGCGCAGGCAGACAACAGTAATACCCTCTATTTCTACAACTGGACCGAATATGTGCCGCCGGGGCTGCTGGAGCAGTTCACGAAAGAGACCGGCATTAAAGTGATCTATTCGACCTATGAATCCAATGAGAGCATGTACGCCAAACTGAAAACCTGGAAAGATGGCGCTTACGATCTGGTCGTGCCGTCAACTTACTTCGTGGCAAAAATGCGAAACGAAGGGATGCTGCAGAAAATCGACAAAAACCAGCTCAGCAACTTCAGCAACCTCGATCCCGACCTGCTGAATAAACCCTTCGATCCTGACAATAACTACTCGATTCCCTATATCTGGGGCGCGACGGCAATCGGTGTCAACACCGATGAGATCGACGTGAAAAGCGTGACCCGCTGGGCCGATCTGTGGAAGCCGGAATATAAGCAAAGCCTGCTGCTGACCGACGACGCGCGCGAAGTGTTTCATATGGCGCTGCGCAAGCTGGGATACTCCGGCAATACCCGCGATCCTGAGCAGATCAAAGCCGCTTATTCTGAGCTGAAAAAGCTGATGCCCAATGTGCTGGCCTTCAACTCTGATAATCCGGGTAATCCCTATATGGAAGGCGAAGTGAATCTGGGCATGCTATGGAATGGTTCGGCGTATGTCGCACGTCAGGCGGGCACGCCGTTAGCGATCGTCTGGCCTGAAGAGGGCGGCATTTTCTGGATGGATAACCTGGCGATCCCGGCTAACGCGAAGAACAAGGCAGGCGCGCTGAAGCTGATCAACTTCCTGCTGCGTCCTGACGTCGCGGCGAAAGTGGCGGAAACCATCGGCTATCCTACACCGAACCTCGCAGCGAAGGCGTTGCTGCCACCCGCCGTGGCGAACGATCCGTCACTCTATCCACCTGCTGACGTGATTAAGCACGGTGAATGGCAGGATGATGTTGGCGACGCCAGCCTTCAGTACGAAACTCTGTTCCAGCAGCTTAAAGCGGGCCGTTAG